GGTCCGGGAGGCGCTCGCGGCGCGCGACGCGACGGCGTTCGTGCACGCCGGTTCGAGCGACGACCCCGTACTGCGGTATCTGGCGCGAGCGAGCGACGTGGACGGCGAACTGGCGGTGTGCGTGACGCCCGAGCAGTCGATGCTGTTCGCGCCGGACGACCCGGACGCGGCGCGCGAGTCGTTCCCGGGCGACCGCGTCCTCCCCGGCGGCGGCGACGTGCCGACGGGCGAGCGCGTCGCGGTGGCGCTGGACGACCTCGGGCGGTCGGGGACGGTGCTCGCGCCGCGGACGGTCCCGCACGACGCGGCGCTGTACCTGGAGGACCGCGGGTTCGAGGTGGCGTCGACGGCGGTCGTCGACGACGCGAGAGTCGCGAAGACCGACCGCGAGCGACTGCGTCAGCGCTCCGTGCAGGCGGCGGCGGACGCCGCGGTCGCACGTGCCCGGACCGTCCTCCGGGAGAGCGAGCGCGAGCACGGCGACGGGCACGGGCACGGGCACGGTGGTGACGGCGCTGCCGTGGAGGGAGGCGAGTCCGACCACGACCCGCAAGACGATCACCTCGCGTTCGAGGGGATGGCGGTGACGACCGAGCGGTTGCGTCGCGAGGTCGCCGCGGAACTCGCCGCCGGCGGGGTCGACCCGGGCGTGGTGGCGGTCGGGGCGGGCGCGGACGCGACGCCGGGGTCGGACGCGGCGATCCGGCCGGGCGAGCCGGTGGTGCTCGCGATCGCGCCCCGGGACCGCGACGGCTACCACGGGCGCGTGGTGCGGACGCTGATCGTCGAGGGCGACGGCGGGTGGACGCGTCGCGCCCAGCTCGCTGCGGACGGTGCGGTGGACGCGGCGCTCGCGGAACTCGAGCCCGGCGCGACCGTGGCGGCGGTCGAGCGCGAGGGAGTGGCGGAGTTGACGGCGTACGGGTTCGACGCGCCCGAGAGCGTGTTCGACGCGCACGGCGTTGGGCTGGACCGCAGGGAGCCCCCGCTGGCCGAGGACGCCGAGATTCCCGAGGGCGCGGTGCTCGCGCTGGACGCGACAGCGAGCGGCCCGGACGGCGTGGTCCGGGTCGCGGACCTCGCGGTCGTCACCGTCGACGGCGCGGAGCGCCTCGGCACTGCCGACCGGTCGCTCGAGCCCTGACGCGGAGTTCGGTCGCGGTCGCGGACTCGAATTCGACTCGCGTTCACCGAGCATCTGGGAAGCGCTTACCGGCCTCCCGGTCGTATGGCGACGTATGAGCGACGCGACCGTCGATCTGGAACCGGCGAGCGGCAACGCACTCGGGGACGTCGAGGGGCTCGCGGACGTCGAGGCGCTCCTCGCGGCGAACGACCTCCCCGCCGACGACGTCCGCGAGAAGCCCGACGCGTTCTACGTGGCGTTCGACGACGGCGACGCGGTCGGGGTCGGCGGCGTCGAAGTCCACGACTCGGCGGGCCTCCTGCGGTCGCTCGTCGTCCGCGACCGCGTCCGCGGCGAGGGGTACGGGACCGCGATCTGTGACGCGCTGGAGCGCGAGGCCCATGACGCAGGCGTCACCGACCTCTACCTCCTGACGACGACTGCCGCCGACTTCTTCGCCGCTCGCGGGTACGACGTCGTCGATCGGGCGGAGGCCCCGGACTCGCTCCAGGGGACCGCGGAGTTCGCGGACCTCTGCCCGAGTTCGGCGACGTGCATGCGGACCTCGCCGTAGGCGCGGTGACCCGGATTCCGGTCGGCCACCGGCCAGGGAACCCCTCGCCACGCCGCCGTTCGTGCATCGGTACCTAGTCACAGAGTAACACTTTACTGACAGGTGAAACGATTGCGGGCATGGTCACGCTCGAAACCCACTACGACGCCCTCCGCGAGCGCGAGCGCTACGACTCCGTCGACGACCTCGCCCTCGGCGACCTCTCGCCGGCCGAGACCCGCCGCCGGTTCGTGGTCGGCGAGGACGCCGGCGAGTTCGTCGCCGACCACGGCACCGACGGCATCTGCACGTTCGGCGTGAGCGTCACCGGCCCGCCGCACCTCGGGACGCTCGGCCAGATGCAGACCGCCGTCGCGCTCCAGCGCGCCGGGTTCGACGTCCAGTTCCTCGTCGCCGACTTCGAGCCGTACAGCACCGACGGCTACGCGCTCTCGGTCGTCCGCGAGCGCGCCCGCCGGTTCGTCGAACTCGTCGACTCGCTCGGGTTCGACCGCGAGCAGGGCCGCCTCCGCACGCAGTACGGCGCCGAAGACGTCGCTCACACCGCGTACCACCTGTCGCGGTACGCCGACCCCGACCGGGACCGGGCCGCGGCCGACCTCGAGAACACCGCCTGGGAGGCCGCGAACCGCGACGCGTACGACGACGCCGGCGTGAACGCCCCAGACCTCGGCGAGAGCGACATGCCGGAGGACTGGGAGCCGAGCGCGTTCACGCGCCGCATGGACGGGTTCCTGATGATCGCGGACATGCTCCACCCGCTCGTGAAGGACGACTATCCCGCGAACTGCATCGTCATGGGCGCGGACGAACGCAGCCTCCGACCGATGGTCGAGGGCGTCCGCGAGCGCTGCCCGACCGACGGCACGCTGCACGCGCTGTACACGCGCCTCGTCCCGGGTCTCGACGGCCACCCGAAGCTCTCCCGGCGCATCCCCGACTCGCGGTTCACGCTCGCCGACGACCCCGAGCACGTCCGCGCCGTCCTCCGCGGCGACGGCGACTCGCCCGCCGCACCCGACCGCGTCGTTCGCGAAGCGATGCGACTCGCCAGCAACGCGGACGCCGAGCAGGTCGCCGCATGGGAGCGCGCGCTCGACGAGGACCTGGAAGCGTGGGCCGCCGGCCGCGCGGCACTCGCCGAC
Above is a genomic segment from Halorubellus sp. JP-L1 containing:
- a CDS encoding M24 family metallopeptidase, with protein sequence MTSDGDAGALAVDYAPVREALAARDATAFVHAGSSDDPVLRYLARASDVDGELAVCVTPEQSMLFAPDDPDAARESFPGDRVLPGGGDVPTGERVAVALDDLGRSGTVLAPRTVPHDAALYLEDRGFEVASTAVVDDARVAKTDRERLRQRSVQAAADAAVARARTVLRESEREHGDGHGHGHGGDGAAVEGGESDHDPQDDHLAFEGMAVTTERLRREVAAELAAGGVDPGVVAVGAGADATPGSDAAIRPGEPVVLAIAPRDRDGYHGRVVRTLIVEGDGGWTRRAQLAADGAVDAALAELEPGATVAAVEREGVAELTAYGFDAPESVFDAHGVGLDRREPPLAEDAEIPEGAVLALDATASGPDGVVRVADLAVVTVDGAERLGTADRSLEP
- the arsN2 gene encoding arsenic resistance N-acetyltransferase ArsN2, whose translation is MSDATVDLEPASGNALGDVEGLADVEALLAANDLPADDVREKPDAFYVAFDDGDAVGVGGVEVHDSAGLLRSLVVRDRVRGEGYGTAICDALEREAHDAGVTDLYLLTTTAADFFAARGYDVVDRAEAPDSLQGTAEFADLCPSSATCMRTSP